In one Bacillus thuringiensis genomic region, the following are encoded:
- a CDS encoding DUF2871 family protein: MKKLYNASFTYLIIGLLSGIFAREYGKYKGILGSTLLNLLHTHTLVLGFFFFLIALGLAKVFAFHEVQGFNKWFVLHNIALTLMLGSLAARGLLQLNGADFKGLTYIVGFSHSLMAVTLIWFMLLIKKSFKM, encoded by the coding sequence ATGAAGAAATTATATAATGCATCGTTTACGTATTTGATTATCGGTTTATTATCAGGGATTTTCGCTAGGGAGTATGGTAAGTATAAAGGGATTTTAGGATCTACTTTGTTAAATCTTTTGCATACACATACACTTGTACTTGGCTTTTTCTTCTTTTTAATTGCTTTAGGATTAGCAAAAGTATTCGCGTTTCATGAAGTGCAAGGGTTTAATAAGTGGTTTGTTTTACATAATATTGCATTAACATTAATGTTAGGTTCGCTAGCAGCGAGAGGGCTTCTTCAGTTAAATGGAGCTGACTTTAAAGGGTTAACTTATATTGTAGGATTTTCTCATTCGTTGATGGCAGTTACTTTAATTTGGTTTATGTTGTTAATAAAGAAATCGTTTAAAATGTAG
- a CDS encoding GNAT family N-acetyltransferase, giving the protein MIVLETERLNLRWFDIKDAPFILELVNDPAWIQFIGDKGVRNLEDAKKYIVNGPIDMYNKLGFGLYLVERKEDLTPLGMCGLIKRDSLEDVDIGFAFLETFRSKGYGYESASATIEYGVQKLGMKRIVAITSVDNIASGKLLEKVGLRFEKIISDSGEDLKLFGYNA; this is encoded by the coding sequence TTGATAGTTCTTGAAACCGAGCGTCTTAACCTTCGTTGGTTTGATATAAAAGACGCTCCTTTTATTCTTGAGTTAGTAAACGATCCTGCATGGATTCAGTTTATTGGTGACAAAGGAGTTAGAAACTTAGAAGATGCAAAAAAATATATTGTAAACGGTCCCATCGATATGTATAACAAACTCGGATTTGGCCTTTACTTAGTAGAACGAAAAGAAGATCTCACTCCACTTGGTATGTGTGGCCTTATTAAAAGAGATTCATTAGAAGACGTTGATATCGGATTTGCCTTTTTAGAGACATTCCGTTCAAAAGGATATGGCTACGAGTCAGCTTCTGCGACAATCGAATACGGTGTACAAAAGCTCGGCATGAAACGAATTGTAGCAATTACTTCTGTAGATAACATCGCCTCAGGAAAGCTTTTAGAAAAAGTAGGATTACGATTTGAGAAAATCATTTCAGATTCAGGAGAAGATTTAAAATTATTTGGGTATAACGCATAG
- a CDS encoding DUF5065 family protein: MIGDLESSMESTYQPDWKIGNLITSDTFYLTQHFGAQMKIFKVHTNGTLERFQTIEPELK, from the coding sequence ATGATTGGGGATTTAGAAAGTTCCATGGAAAGTACATATCAACCTGATTGGAAGATTGGAAATTTAATAACTAGTGATACATTTTACTTAACGCAACATTTTGGTGCGCAAATGAAAATTTTTAAAGTCCACACAAATGGTACCCTAGAACGATTCCAAACAATAGAACCAGAATTAAAATAA
- a CDS encoding Rap family tetratricopeptide repeat protein has product MSVSVKGNEQLTSLLNDWYRSMLSQQVIKATNLKKKIDEKINKLSIEPDQEHQDQNLLLYYSLLEFRYKVLTDSLGIQQNSFDTISDYDMPTDQFLQFYYHFFKSIHSTFISNYTEAEEHYKLAEKILVAIPDEIEHAEFYYRIATFYHHTYNNLASIEYANKSRAIFSKYEGYEVKTAFCNSLLGGCCIYLKQYEQAEEYLHCAIDLLQKNGEEDSLLYVKNTMGWLYSDQSMSTLAIRHLSEVTEKIPTHFKAIFLQAKEHYKLGEQSTANQLIDKGLQICRKIHNEEYTHHFSILKRLNENIPLEELEKIIQEGILYFEEEELWEYVVEYAELFATKCRQLENHQKVSDYFHICYQARQKSIAKGVLK; this is encoded by the coding sequence ATGAGTGTCTCAGTAAAAGGAAATGAGCAATTAACCTCTCTATTGAACGACTGGTATCGATCTATGCTATCTCAGCAAGTTATAAAAGCTACTAATCTAAAAAAGAAAATTGATGAAAAAATTAATAAGTTAAGCATTGAACCGGATCAAGAGCATCAGGATCAAAATTTGTTACTATACTATTCACTACTCGAATTTCGTTACAAGGTCTTAACAGATAGCCTTGGTATTCAACAAAATAGTTTTGATACTATTAGCGATTATGATATGCCTACAGATCAATTTCTACAATTCTATTATCATTTTTTCAAATCCATTCATTCCACTTTTATATCAAATTATACTGAGGCAGAGGAACATTATAAACTAGCAGAAAAAATATTGGTAGCTATACCAGATGAAATTGAACACGCCGAATTTTACTATAGAATTGCTACTTTCTATCACCATACCTATAACAATCTCGCTTCTATCGAATACGCAAATAAATCGAGAGCAATCTTTTCAAAGTATGAAGGTTATGAAGTAAAAACAGCCTTTTGTAATAGTTTGCTAGGTGGTTGCTGTATCTATTTAAAACAGTACGAACAAGCAGAAGAATATCTACATTGTGCAATTGATTTACTACAAAAAAATGGGGAAGAAGATTCCTTGTTATACGTAAAAAATACGATGGGTTGGTTGTATTCTGATCAAAGTATGTCTACTTTAGCTATTCGTCATCTTTCAGAAGTAACAGAGAAAATCCCTACACACTTCAAGGCCATCTTCCTACAAGCTAAGGAACATTATAAATTAGGAGAACAATCAACGGCCAACCAACTCATTGATAAGGGATTACAGATTTGCAGAAAAATTCATAACGAAGAATACACACACCACTTCTCTATTTTAAAAAGATTAAACGAAAATATTCCATTGGAAGAATTAGAAAAAATCATTCAAGAAGGAATCTTATACTTTGAGGAAGAAGAGTTATGGGAATATGTTGTCGAATACGCCGAATTATTTGCCACAAAATGTAGACAATTAGAGAACCACCAAAAAGTAAGTGACTATTTCCATATTTGTTATCAAGCAAGACAAAAATCAATCGCAAAAGGAGTGTTAAAATAA
- a CDS encoding methyl-accepting chemotaxis protein, with protein sequence MFNIKERLGQIKLKTKLSMAFIAILIIPSLIVGVSSYNKAKTDLNETILQSAKDNISILDKIVDDELENKHIDVTHFAKVLTQGDYNPEQSQNVQSKFDQYIQLHPEIETIYTASSNNQFIHAPVGKISEGFNPLESSWYKDAVKANGEIIVSSPYKSKSTGNMVIAIAKQNADKSGVIGVDLNITDIVKTSKMIKIGKQGFVSIVSQDKTIVVHPSLKPGEKLEKTLADELYKTEDGVITYSLNGEDRNISFKTNKKIGWKIAGVMPTKEIEEATNPIFYKTLTIIGASLLLGGIVILFILRSIITPLRQLVISAQRISQGDLTEKIDIRSKDELGQLGGSFNTMAESLRNIISQINTSAGHVAASSEELTASVEQASVATEQITKEMEEISNSAEVQNNEVESGAELIGEVTRNIQYVAENASEVSASSIYTKQKANEGEQLVEQTVAQMQSIHHSVSQSDNVIKLLDKKSQQIGSILEAIQNIAEQTNLLALNAAIEAARAGEQGRGFAIVADEVRKLAEQSSESSMEIGSLIKEIQADVHETVKAMNEVGVEVQSGIKVANDTKQSFYEISKSANDIVSKVQGMVELSNKMTTDAMKVDTSINQIAMAVKENSSSMQTIAGSSEEQHASMEEINSSAIQLAQMAEELQELIGGFKI encoded by the coding sequence GTGTTTAATATAAAAGAAAGATTGGGACAAATAAAGCTTAAAACGAAGTTGTCTATGGCATTTATAGCAATATTAATTATACCAAGCCTTATCGTAGGAGTATCATCTTATAATAAAGCAAAAACAGATCTTAATGAAACAATTCTACAATCAGCAAAAGATAATATAAGTATTTTAGATAAGATTGTTGATGATGAATTAGAAAATAAGCATATAGATGTCACTCATTTTGCAAAGGTACTTACACAAGGGGATTATAATCCTGAACAATCGCAAAATGTACAGAGTAAATTTGATCAATATATACAGTTACATCCAGAGATAGAAACGATTTATACGGCATCCAGTAACAATCAATTTATTCATGCACCGGTTGGTAAAATATCAGAAGGGTTTAATCCGTTAGAAAGTAGTTGGTATAAGGATGCAGTAAAAGCAAATGGAGAGATTATTGTTTCATCTCCCTATAAATCAAAGTCTACAGGAAATATGGTAATTGCAATTGCAAAGCAAAATGCAGATAAAAGTGGTGTCATTGGCGTAGATTTGAATATTACAGATATCGTAAAAACATCCAAAATGATAAAAATTGGTAAACAAGGATTTGTATCTATAGTTAGTCAAGATAAAACTATAGTTGTTCATCCATCACTAAAGCCTGGAGAGAAATTAGAGAAAACTTTAGCGGATGAATTGTATAAGACAGAAGATGGAGTAATTACTTATAGCCTCAATGGCGAAGATCGAAACATAAGCTTTAAGACAAACAAAAAAATAGGTTGGAAAATAGCTGGCGTAATGCCTACGAAAGAAATTGAAGAAGCTACTAATCCTATTTTTTATAAAACGCTCACTATAATAGGGGCTTCATTATTGTTAGGTGGGATTGTAATTCTATTCATACTCAGATCTATAATTACTCCACTAAGACAATTAGTCATTTCAGCTCAAAGAATTAGTCAAGGAGATTTAACCGAGAAAATAGATATTCGTTCAAAGGATGAACTTGGTCAATTGGGTGGTAGTTTCAATACAATGGCAGAGTCGTTACGTAATATTATTTCTCAAATTAACACATCGGCAGGACATGTAGCTGCGTCTTCTGAGGAACTAACTGCTAGTGTAGAGCAAGCAAGTGTTGCGACAGAACAAATTACAAAAGAGATGGAAGAAATTTCGAACAGTGCAGAGGTTCAAAATAATGAAGTTGAGTCTGGAGCTGAATTAATTGGTGAGGTAACACGAAATATTCAATATGTAGCTGAGAATGCATCTGAAGTATCGGCTTCATCCATATACACAAAACAAAAAGCCAATGAAGGAGAACAATTAGTAGAACAAACTGTAGCACAAATGCAATCTATCCATCACTCTGTTTCTCAATCCGATAATGTAATAAAATTATTAGATAAGAAATCGCAACAAATTGGAAGTATATTAGAAGCGATTCAAAATATTGCGGAACAAACAAATTTATTAGCATTGAATGCAGCAATTGAAGCAGCTAGAGCAGGAGAACAGGGGCGAGGGTTTGCAATTGTTGCTGATGAAGTTAGGAAACTAGCAGAGCAATCATCCGAATCTTCAATGGAAATTGGAAGTTTAATTAAGGAAATACAAGCAGACGTACATGAGACTGTAAAAGCTATGAATGAAGTAGGCGTAGAAGTACAGTCGGGAATTAAGGTTGCGAATGATACAAAACAAAGTTTTTATGAGATTTCAAAATCTGCAAATGATATCGTATCAAAAGTGCAGGGTATGGTAGAACTATCAAATAAAATGACAACTGATGCAATGAAAGTTGATACATCGATTAATCAAATAGCTATGGCTGTAAAAGAAAATTCTTCAAGTATGCAAACGATAGCTGGTTCATCTGAGGAACAACATGCTTCTATGGAAGAGATAAATTCTTCAGCAATACAATTAGCACAGATGGCGGAAGAACTTCAAGAGTTAATTGGTGGATTTAAGATTTAA
- a CDS encoding DUF3006 domain-containing protein, with product MIINNITIEVPRLTLPSTVKKGDVLIIEFNKYAIDKKETEKSRREIQNLLDKLFE from the coding sequence ATTATAATTAACAACATAACAATTGAAGTACCAAGGCTCACACTCCCTTCTACTGTAAAAAAAGGTGATGTTCTTATTATTGAGTTTAATAAATATGCAATTGATAAAAAGGAAACAGAAAAAAGCAGACGTGAAATTCAAAATTTATTGGATAAACTATTTGAATAG
- a CDS encoding sensor histidine kinase encodes MYSDKIILLNILQLLCIIGLFFTDLNNQLLGINKLVLYIVLFFFTTFLLLIRFHFVNRLKIMIEGLQRVIKGNLTTRLIVNEDNVFNKMIFSVNELIEQLERVQIESIKSQNARKRLLSSISHDIRTPLTSIIGYIDALKDDIAVSREEKKEYLEIISKKSSNLKQLINEIFNMAKLDADEVLINPEFLELTEITREVLIEYLPEIKKNNLELKLSLPKTKCFITADYLSIIRIIDNLIKNAIIYGKEGKVLGIELMESNQEFQLLVWDKGQGIAEHDLDHVFERMYRGDQSRNSINGGSGLGLAIAKSLVEKNQGRIWVESSPWNKTVFGISFPKTEKV; translated from the coding sequence ATGTATAGCGATAAAATTATCTTACTTAATATTCTTCAATTATTATGTATTATAGGACTTTTTTTTACAGATTTAAATAATCAGCTATTAGGAATAAATAAACTTGTTTTGTACATAGTACTATTTTTCTTTACGACTTTTCTCTTACTGATAAGGTTTCACTTCGTTAATCGTTTGAAAATAATGATTGAGGGGTTACAACGTGTAATTAAAGGGAATTTAACAACAAGGTTAATTGTAAATGAAGATAATGTATTTAATAAAATGATATTTTCTGTGAATGAATTAATTGAACAGTTAGAGAGAGTTCAAATCGAATCCATTAAATCTCAAAATGCGAGAAAAAGGCTCTTATCAAGTATTTCTCATGATATCAGAACTCCTCTTACATCTATTATAGGATATATTGATGCTTTAAAAGATGATATAGCTGTTTCTCGAGAAGAAAAAAAAGAGTATCTTGAAATTATTTCAAAAAAATCCAGCAACTTAAAGCAATTAATCAATGAAATATTTAATATGGCAAAGTTAGATGCAGATGAAGTTTTAATAAATCCTGAATTTCTAGAGTTAACTGAAATTACCAGAGAAGTATTAATTGAGTATTTGCCTGAAATCAAGAAGAATAATTTGGAGTTAAAGCTTAGTTTACCAAAAACAAAATGTTTTATCACGGCTGATTATCTAAGTATTATAAGAATTATAGATAACCTAATAAAAAATGCTATTATATATGGGAAAGAAGGAAAAGTACTTGGGATAGAACTCATGGAATCAAATCAAGAATTCCAATTGCTTGTTTGGGATAAAGGACAGGGAATCGCGGAACATGATTTAGATCATGTATTTGAACGAATGTATCGTGGTGACCAATCAAGAAATTCTATTAATGGAGGTAGTGGATTAGGGCTTGCTATTGCTAAATCCTTAGTAGAAAAAAATCAGGGCAGGATATGGGTTGAAAGTAGTCCATGGAATAAAACAGTTTTTGGTATCTCTTTTCCAAAAACAGAAAAGGTTTAA
- a CDS encoding response regulator transcription factor, protein MREIRILIADDEKEIRDLLKKYMERELYKVDVAIDGEHALSLFNKNKYDLFILDLMMPKIDGIEVCRKLREKTNVPILMLTAKNHETDKILGLSMGADDYITKPFSINEVVARVKALMRRFLVLGSEAGDREQTRIEFKEISIDMKKYTVFKEGKEIPLTAKEMELLRFFASNPEQVFTKSQLFRNVWGDNYLEDDNTVMVHIRKLRKKIEVDPSNPQLIQTVWGIGYKFVGDQNV, encoded by the coding sequence TTGCGAGAAATTAGAATTCTTATAGCGGATGATGAAAAAGAAATTAGAGATTTATTAAAAAAATATATGGAGCGAGAATTATATAAGGTTGATGTTGCTATAGATGGCGAGCACGCTCTTTCGTTATTTAATAAAAACAAATATGATCTGTTTATATTAGATCTTATGATGCCAAAAATTGATGGGATTGAGGTCTGCAGAAAGTTAAGAGAAAAAACGAATGTTCCTATTCTAATGCTCACTGCTAAAAATCATGAAACTGATAAGATATTAGGTTTAAGTATGGGCGCAGATGATTATATTACAAAACCTTTTAGTATAAATGAGGTAGTAGCTAGAGTTAAAGCTCTTATGAGGAGATTTTTAGTTTTAGGAAGTGAGGCAGGGGATAGAGAACAAACACGTATAGAGTTTAAAGAAATCTCAATTGATATGAAAAAATATACTGTTTTCAAAGAGGGGAAAGAGATTCCTTTGACTGCAAAAGAGATGGAACTACTAAGGTTTTTTGCTTCAAATCCGGAGCAAGTGTTTACTAAATCTCAGTTATTCCGTAATGTTTGGGGGGACAACTATTTAGAAGATGATAATACTGTCATGGTCCATATTCGAAAACTTAGAAAAAAAATAGAAGTGGATCCCTCTAATCCTCAATTAATACAAACAGTTTGGGGAATAGGATATAAGTTTGTAGGTGACCAAAATGTATAG